The Kitasatospora setae KM-6054 genome contains a region encoding:
- a CDS encoding type II toxin-antitoxin system death-on-curing family toxin produces MSGHRSVPARTDHLDEDDVAYLVGDAAAVRERSLLQSALGRPRASAFGADAYPDAWTKAVALGESIARNHPLTDRNKRTTFESMLLFLDYNGQPYADPHPDDAVAFMLRLAQGGYAGRLDDAVADFRRMLGADGA; encoded by the coding sequence GTGAGCGGGCACCGTTCCGTTCCCGCCCGCACCGACCACCTCGACGAGGACGACGTCGCCTACCTGGTCGGCGACGCCGCCGCGGTGCGCGAGCGCTCGCTGCTGCAGTCGGCGCTCGGCCGCCCGCGCGCCTCGGCCTTCGGCGCGGACGCCTACCCGGACGCCTGGACCAAGGCGGTCGCGCTCGGCGAGTCCATCGCCCGCAACCACCCCCTCACCGACCGGAACAAGCGCACCACCTTCGAGTCGATGCTGCTGTTCCTCGACTACAACGGGCAGCCCTACGCCGACCCGCACCCGGACGACGCCGTGGCCTTCATGCTGCGGCTCGCCCAGGGCGGCTACGCGGGCCGGCTCGACGACGCGGTGGCCGACTTCCGCCGGATGCTCGGCGCCGACGGGGCCTGA
- a CDS encoding chitinase yields the protein MSVSRVLARALSVLTSTALLGTLGLAAAPVPAASAASFVVSEAQFNKMFPSRNAFYTYKGLTDALGAYPKFANAGGDAVRKREAAAFLANVSHETGGLRYVVEQNTANYPHYCDTSQPYGCPAGQSAYYGRGPLQLSWNFNYKAAGDALGIDLLHDPWQVEKNPATAWKTGLWFWNTQSGAGRMTPHDAIVNNKGFGETIRSINGALECDGKNPDERNDRINLYKQFVGVLGTDTGGGSLSC from the coding sequence ATGTCCGTCTCCCGCGTCCTCGCGCGCGCCCTGTCCGTGCTGACCTCGACCGCGCTGCTGGGCACCCTCGGCCTGGCCGCCGCGCCGGTGCCCGCCGCCTCGGCCGCGTCCTTCGTGGTCAGCGAGGCCCAGTTCAACAAGATGTTCCCGAGCCGGAACGCCTTCTACACGTACAAGGGCCTGACCGACGCCCTCGGCGCCTACCCGAAGTTCGCCAACGCGGGCGGCGACGCCGTCCGCAAGCGGGAGGCCGCCGCCTTCCTCGCCAACGTCAGCCACGAGACCGGCGGGCTGCGCTACGTGGTCGAGCAGAACACCGCCAACTACCCTCACTACTGCGACACTTCGCAGCCCTACGGCTGCCCGGCCGGGCAGAGCGCCTACTACGGGCGCGGCCCGCTGCAGCTCAGCTGGAACTTCAACTACAAGGCGGCCGGCGACGCCCTCGGCATCGACCTGCTGCACGACCCGTGGCAGGTGGAGAAGAACCCGGCCACCGCCTGGAAGACCGGCCTCTGGTTCTGGAACACCCAGAGCGGCGCCGGCCGGATGACCCCGCACGACGCGATCGTCAACAACAAGGGCTTCGGCGAGACCATCCGCAGCATCAACGGCGCGCTCGAGTGCGACGGCAAGAACCCGGACGAGCGCAACGACCGGATCAACCTCTACAAGCAGTTCGTCGGCGTCCTCGGCACCGACACCGGGGGCGGCAGCCTGTCCTGCTGA
- a CDS encoding Gfo/Idh/MocA family protein, which produces MSDRETDRSAPPIPIGVIGLGDIAQKAYLPVLTAQPGLDLRLMTRDRAKLDRIGDAHRIPFRTTDLGELIDSGIRAAFVHAATDQHVPIVEELLTRGVDVYVDKPLAYDLDGARRLVALAEHTGRSLLVGFNRRHAPGYLLAAERPRDLIVLQKHREGLPERARTLVYDDFIHVIDSLRFLAPGEIEHVDVRSRTRDGLVEHVVLTLAGRGFTALGIMNRLSGSTEEILEVSGADSKREVHNLSEVIDHRGQPTVRRRGDWVPVARQRGIEQVVLHFLDALRAGKTLDAADALRTHELCELVVERIEAAAD; this is translated from the coding sequence ATGAGCGACCGAGAGACCGACCGCAGCGCGCCCCCGATCCCGATCGGCGTGATCGGGCTCGGCGACATCGCGCAGAAGGCGTACCTGCCGGTCCTCACCGCCCAACCCGGCCTCGACCTCCGGCTGATGACCCGCGACCGGGCCAAGCTCGACCGGATCGGCGACGCCCACCGCATCCCGTTCCGCACCACCGACCTCGGCGAGCTGATCGACTCCGGCATCCGCGCCGCGTTCGTGCACGCCGCCACCGACCAGCACGTCCCGATCGTCGAGGAACTCCTCACCCGCGGCGTCGACGTGTACGTGGACAAGCCGCTCGCCTACGACCTCGACGGCGCCCGCCGCCTGGTCGCCCTCGCCGAGCACACCGGGCGCTCCCTGCTGGTCGGCTTCAACCGCCGCCACGCCCCCGGCTACCTGCTCGCCGCAGAGCGCCCGCGCGACCTGATCGTGCTGCAGAAGCACCGCGAGGGCCTCCCCGAGCGGGCCCGCACCCTGGTCTACGACGACTTCATCCACGTCATCGACAGCCTGCGCTTCCTCGCCCCCGGCGAGATCGAGCACGTCGACGTCCGCTCCCGCACCCGGGACGGCCTGGTCGAGCACGTCGTCCTCACGCTGGCCGGCCGGGGCTTCACCGCCCTCGGCATCATGAACCGGCTCTCCGGCTCCACCGAGGAGATCCTGGAGGTCTCCGGCGCCGACTCCAAGCGCGAGGTCCACAACCTGTCCGAGGTGATCGACCACCGCGGCCAGCCCACCGTCCGCCGCCGCGGCGACTGGGTCCCGGTCGCCCGCCAGCGCGGCATCGAGCAGGTCGTCCTGCACTTCCTCGACGCCCTCCGGGCCGGCAAGACCCTCGACGCCGCCGACGCGCTGCGCACCCACGAACTCTGCGAACTCGTCGTCGAACGCATCGAGGCCGCCGCCGACTGA
- a CDS encoding bifunctional 5,10-methylenetetrahydrofolate dehydrogenase/5,10-methenyltetrahydrofolate cyclohydrolase, whose translation MTDRSRPSARLMDGTAPARRLTEATAAAAADLRLRTGVTPCLATVLVGEDPASVTYVRMKRARCEQAGIRSRHVPLPAGTGTSRLVDVLGELSADPAVHGILLQHPAGPDVDERAAFEAIAPAKDVDGVTTHSFAAMSFGLPGFASCTPGGIMRLLDEYQVELAGRHAVVVGRSAILGKPAGMLLLGRDATVTYCHSRTADLPSILREADVLLAAVGRPELIRGEDLKPGAVVIDAGYNPGNVGDVHFASARERAALITPVPGGVGPMTIAVLLAQTVEAAERQLGLG comes from the coding sequence ATGACCGACCGATCCCGCCCGTCCGCCCGCCTGATGGACGGCACCGCCCCCGCCCGCCGCCTCACCGAGGCCACCGCCGCCGCGGCCGCCGACCTCCGCCTCCGGACCGGCGTCACCCCCTGCCTCGCCACCGTCCTGGTCGGCGAGGACCCGGCCTCCGTCACCTACGTCCGGATGAAGCGCGCCCGCTGCGAGCAGGCCGGCATCCGCTCCCGCCACGTGCCGCTGCCGGCCGGCACCGGCACGTCCCGACTCGTCGACGTCCTGGGCGAGTTGTCCGCCGACCCGGCCGTGCACGGCATCCTGCTCCAGCACCCGGCGGGCCCGGACGTCGACGAGCGCGCCGCCTTCGAGGCGATCGCCCCGGCCAAGGACGTCGACGGCGTCACCACGCACTCCTTCGCCGCCATGTCCTTCGGCCTCCCCGGCTTCGCCTCCTGCACCCCCGGCGGCATCATGCGGCTGCTCGACGAGTACCAGGTCGAACTGGCCGGCCGACACGCCGTCGTGGTCGGCCGCAGCGCGATCCTCGGCAAGCCCGCCGGCATGCTGCTGCTCGGCCGCGACGCCACCGTCACCTACTGCCACTCGCGGACCGCGGACCTCCCGTCGATCCTCCGCGAGGCCGACGTCCTGCTCGCCGCGGTCGGTCGGCCCGAACTCATCCGCGGCGAGGACCTCAAGCCCGGCGCGGTCGTCATCGACGCCGGCTACAACCCCGGCAACGTCGGCGACGTCCACTTCGCCTCGGCCCGCGAGCGGGCCGCCCTGATCACCCCCGTCCCGGGCGGCGTCGGCCCGATGACGATCGCGGTGCTGCTGGCCCAGACGGTCGAGGCGGCGGAGCGCCAACTCGGCCTGGGGTGA
- a CDS encoding MBL fold metallo-hydrolase — translation MRLTKYAHACVRIDSPDGERSVLIDPGCWTEPGAFAGVRAVLYTHAHADHVDDDLLVAARAADPELAVYTHPELAAELAALPGLTGPAPIAVRTGDEFTAGGFDVRAVGGRHAETIDGYPDCANLGYLLGGTYHPGDSLHVPAGPGEEVRTLLLPAGGPWQSLRQAIEMVRAIEPEHTVPIHDAHLSEAGNENFDGWIERATDTRHTRLAPGGSVLLG, via the coding sequence ATGCGCCTGACGAAGTACGCCCACGCCTGCGTCCGGATCGACTCGCCCGACGGGGAGCGGTCCGTCCTGATCGACCCCGGCTGCTGGACGGAGCCGGGGGCCTTCGCGGGCGTCCGGGCGGTCCTCTACACGCACGCGCACGCCGACCACGTCGACGACGACCTGCTGGTCGCCGCCCGCGCCGCCGACCCGGAACTGGCGGTCTACACCCACCCGGAGCTCGCCGCCGAACTCGCCGCGCTCCCCGGCCTCACCGGGCCCGCGCCGATCGCCGTCCGGACCGGGGACGAGTTCACGGCCGGCGGCTTCGACGTCCGCGCGGTCGGCGGACGGCACGCCGAGACCATCGACGGGTACCCCGACTGCGCGAACCTCGGCTACCTGCTCGGCGGCACCTACCACCCGGGCGACTCGCTGCACGTCCCGGCCGGCCCGGGCGAGGAGGTGCGGACCCTGCTGCTGCCCGCTGGCGGCCCCTGGCAGAGCCTGCGGCAGGCGATCGAGATGGTGCGCGCCATCGAACCGGAGCACACCGTCCCGATCCACGACGCCCACCTGAGCGAGGCCGGGAACGAGAACTTCGACGGCTGGATCGAACGCGCGACCGACACCCGCCACACCCGCCTCGCCCCCGGCGGCTCCGTCCTCCTGGGCTGA
- a CDS encoding glucose 1-dehydrogenase, translating into MSELSGKTVIITGGARGLGAETAKQAVAAGANVLVTDVLDEDGAATAAELGERARYRHHDVTSEQDWADVVAYAQAEFGAVHGLVNNAGISTGSFLADESVEHFRRVLDINLTGVFIGMKAVIPALREAGGGSVVNISSAAGLMGLALTAGYGASKWGVRGLTKIGAVELGVDRIRVNSVHPGMTYTPMTASTGIQRGEGNYPNTPMGRVGEAPEIAAATVFLLSDAASYVTGAELAVDGGWTTGPTVRYVMGQ; encoded by the coding sequence ATGAGCGAGCTGTCCGGCAAGACCGTCATCATCACCGGCGGGGCCCGCGGCCTGGGCGCGGAGACCGCGAAGCAGGCGGTCGCGGCGGGGGCGAACGTGCTGGTCACCGACGTCCTGGACGAGGACGGCGCGGCGACCGCCGCCGAGTTGGGCGAGCGGGCCCGCTACCGGCACCACGACGTCACCTCGGAGCAGGACTGGGCGGACGTGGTGGCGTACGCGCAGGCCGAGTTCGGCGCGGTGCACGGGCTGGTGAACAACGCCGGGATCTCCACCGGCAGCTTCCTGGCCGACGAGTCGGTGGAGCACTTCCGCCGGGTCCTCGACATCAACCTGACCGGTGTGTTCATCGGCATGAAGGCGGTCATCCCGGCGCTGCGGGAGGCCGGCGGCGGCTCGGTGGTGAACATCTCCTCGGCGGCCGGCCTGATGGGCCTGGCGCTGACCGCGGGCTACGGCGCGTCCAAGTGGGGCGTGCGCGGCCTGACCAAGATCGGCGCGGTCGAGCTGGGCGTGGACCGGATCCGGGTGAACTCCGTCCACCCGGGCATGACCTACACCCCGATGACGGCGTCCACCGGCATCCAGCGCGGTGAGGGCAACTACCCCAACACGCCGATGGGCCGGGTCGGCGAGGCGCCGGAGATCGCGGCGGCCACCGTCTTCCTGCTCTCGGACGCCGCGTCCTACGTCACCGGCGCCGAGCTGGCGGTGGACGGCGGCTGGACCACCGGCCCGACCGTCCGCTACGTGATGGGCCAGTGA
- a CDS encoding TetR/AcrR family transcriptional regulator, which yields MCGMERKSTGTRSTPARGVRGPGPGPSGDGDGDGSGGGASTRARLIRSAERLFAAQGVHGAQLRDVVRQAGQANPSAVQYHFGSREGLLEEVMAERQRRTERALGERLPQPEGRSLGELLGALVDAEATELRTERGRDCLRISTQVSHRSGIRERRPHAGLAGTLYWRLILALETPLIPLAPEPVRLERIDLALTLIGAALAERARQLAEAEPTLSDDRAYLADLVSVCAGLLTAPLP from the coding sequence GTGTGCGGCATGGAGAGGAAGTCGACGGGTACCCGAAGCACCCCTGCACGGGGTGTCCGCGGGCCGGGGCCGGGGCCGAGCGGCGACGGTGACGGCGACGGGAGCGGTGGCGGCGCGTCCACCCGGGCGCGGCTGATCCGCTCCGCCGAGCGGCTGTTCGCGGCGCAGGGCGTGCACGGCGCGCAGCTGCGGGACGTGGTGCGGCAGGCGGGGCAGGCGAACCCGTCCGCCGTGCAGTACCACTTCGGTTCGCGCGAGGGGCTGCTCGAGGAGGTGATGGCCGAGCGGCAGCGACGCACCGAGCGGGCGCTCGGCGAGCGGCTGCCGCAGCCCGAGGGGCGCTCGCTGGGCGAGCTGCTCGGGGCGCTGGTCGACGCGGAGGCCACCGAGCTGCGCACCGAGCGCGGCCGGGACTGCCTGCGGATCTCCACCCAGGTCAGCCACCGCAGCGGCATCCGGGAGCGGCGTCCGCACGCCGGCCTCGCGGGCACCCTGTACTGGCGGCTGATCCTCGCGCTGGAGACCCCGCTGATACCGCTGGCGCCCGAACCGGTCCGGCTGGAGCGGATCGACCTGGCGCTGACCCTGATCGGAGCGGCGCTGGCCGAGCGCGCCCGGCAGTTGGCCGAGGCCGAGCCGACGCTGAGCGACGACCGCGCGTACCTCGCCGACCTGGTCTCGGTCTGCGCCGGCCTGCTGACCGCACCGCTCCCCTGA
- a CDS encoding phosphatase PAP2 family protein: protein MIDSSHLAARSRSLALHLLSRLRLRHLAWPLFALAFWRYLAVYGLPYANDVVFLWLIAALVAASVHSGGRKGWLYVLRDWVPVMGVVWVYSLLRGYGAHTPWPPHYAPQIAFDEVLGFGETWTVRLQDWLYHPGRPQWYDYAAVTVYMSHFFAVFVILAVLWKRNHARFRHFLGCYLAITAIGFVTYVLYPADPPWLAALENHMPAVNRIVATVLDNSGLHRAGTIFENGSKFANDVAAMPSLHAAYPMMIALVFWPKANRALRVLLAAYPPAMAFTLVYGAEHFIIDILVGWAYAWAMVTLVNRFTARRAAARAAKEAAAATTPAAAEPAVPVG, encoded by the coding sequence ATGATCGACTCGTCCCACCTGGCAGCCCGGTCACGTTCCCTGGCGCTCCACCTCCTCTCCCGGCTCAGGCTCCGACACCTCGCCTGGCCCCTGTTCGCCCTCGCCTTCTGGCGCTACCTGGCGGTCTACGGCCTGCCCTACGCCAACGACGTGGTCTTCCTCTGGCTGATCGCCGCGCTGGTCGCGGCGTCCGTGCACAGCGGCGGCCGCAAGGGCTGGCTGTACGTCCTGCGGGACTGGGTCCCCGTGATGGGCGTGGTCTGGGTCTACTCCCTGCTGCGCGGCTACGGCGCGCACACGCCCTGGCCGCCGCACTACGCGCCGCAGATCGCCTTCGACGAGGTGCTCGGCTTCGGCGAGACCTGGACCGTCCGACTGCAGGACTGGCTCTACCACCCGGGCCGGCCGCAGTGGTACGACTACGCGGCCGTCACCGTCTACATGTCGCACTTCTTCGCGGTGTTCGTGATCCTCGCCGTGCTGTGGAAGCGCAACCACGCCCGGTTCCGGCACTTCCTCGGCTGCTACCTGGCGATCACCGCGATCGGCTTCGTCACCTACGTGCTCTACCCGGCCGACCCGCCGTGGCTGGCCGCGCTGGAGAACCACATGCCGGCCGTCAACCGGATCGTCGCCACCGTCCTCGACAACAGCGGCCTGCACCGGGCCGGCACCATCTTCGAGAACGGCAGCAAGTTCGCCAACGACGTCGCCGCGATGCCCTCGCTGCACGCCGCCTACCCGATGATGATCGCCCTGGTGTTCTGGCCGAAGGCCAACCGCGCGCTGCGCGTGCTGCTCGCCGCGTACCCGCCGGCGATGGCCTTCACGCTGGTCTACGGCGCCGAGCACTTCATCATCGACATCCTGGTCGGCTGGGCCTACGCCTGGGCGATGGTCACCCTGGTCAACCGCTTCACCGCCCGCCGCGCGGCGGCCCGAGCCGCGAAGGAGGCAGCAGCCGCCACCACCCCCGCCGCCGCCGAGCCGGCCGTCCCGGTCGGCTGA